Proteins encoded in a region of the Diospyros lotus cultivar Yz01 chromosome 9, ASM1463336v1, whole genome shotgun sequence genome:
- the LOC127809947 gene encoding putative late blight resistance protein homolog R1A-10 isoform X6, which translates to MAEIAVNSLMENLKQLSNSKMFMILRGKDRIESLYNSLGLLRTFLQDQDQKLHEHKELKNLERRIRDVVYAIENTIDWIVFDAILNKKSKNMVLISHRIKAKKKMKANRIRLIFDDSLNVDYFKEEINAIKREVIEILEEQSYNMRTLDIGNLPKTNIPKWEEEEMVGFVEEVSIILEDLVGERKQLEVISIVGMAGLGKTTLAERVYNDPLVKYHFSIRGWAYVSQEYNKGDFLLRLLSSFFQDANDIRQMSENELAQMLYKCLKGKLYFIVMDDIWDGKVWTDLMNCFPNDNNGSRILFTSRQEDVVSHANPRKPPFFLRFLNDNESWDLLQNKAFGRKETCPPELMEVGRKIAHKCQGLPLAIIVVAGILASKEKRRDYWNQVGETMNSWIAGDPQLWMKTLSLSYSYLPYHLKPCFLYFGVFSEDFQIPVSRLIWLWVAEGFIHAMEGKSLEDVGEEYLMDLISRSLVLVSVRGFDNAIEACVIHDLVRDFCRRKAEEDCFLANVSHQHFLSLPYTSKHFLLGARRLIIHRSNFERIFLIPPSLHVRSFVCTQSWVRGKLAHLEFLSESFKLVKVLDMSSIEFYEYPGVMELLLLLKYVAFSFRLFGERTIPDSICDLQNLETLIIHSKWDGIVRRESMLVILPKFTSKMVSLRHLCLTGAASYKIKRLVSPVPFLLKNLRTLSLVDPSSCKDFLAMTPHLRNLGFRGDMVRNKCLTFPDLDFLNHLQQLKLSNTGSSWFSNELGSVKLPTNLKKLTLEGTYLKWEELLRLSELVPNLESLNLSRGACGGRQWEVNDVVFPKLKFLKFSHLHVEEWIVCDGQFPSLQNLALDECFFLKAVPSEIGNILTLEMIEVRGCEPRVENSVRQIVEEQKSMGKTLVCKIF; encoded by the coding sequence ATGGCTGAAATTGCAGTCAATTCTCTTATGGAGAATTTGAAGCAGTTGTCAAATAGCAAGATGTTTATGATTCTTAGAGGGAAGGATCGAATTGAATCTCTTTACAACAGTCTTGGACTTTTGAGAACTTTCCTTCAAGATCAGGACCAAAAGCTTCATGAGCACAAGGAATTGAAGAATTTGGAGAGACGAATTAGAGATGTGGTGTATGCGATAGAAAATACCATTGATTGGATTGTATTTGATGCTATCTTGAACAAGAAGTCCAAGAACATGGTTCTTATATCTCATAGgatcaaggcaaagaagaagatgaaggcgaATAGAATTCGTTTGATCTTTGATGACTCACTAAACGTTGACTATTTCAAGGAAGAGATTAATGCCATCAAGAGGGAGGTTATTGAAATTCTTGAGGAACAAAGTTATAACATGAGAACCTTAGACATTGGAAATTTACCAAAAACAAATATACCGAAGtgggaggaggaagaaatggTGGGTTTTGTTGAGGAGGTGAGCATCATATTAGAGGATCTTGTTGGAGAAAGAAAGCAGCTAGAGGTTATTTCAATTGTTGGGATGGCTGGGCTAGGCAAAACCACTCTGGCTGAAAGAGTTTATAATGATCCTCTTGTTAAATATCACTTCTCTATTCGTGGATGGGCATATGTTTCTCAAGAGTATAACAAGGGAGATTTTTTGCTTCGCCTCTTGAGTTCATTTTTTCAAGATGCAAATGACATTCGTCAAATGAGTGAAAACGAATTGGCCCAAATGTTGTACAAATGCTTAAAGGGAAAGTTATACTTCATTGTGATGGATGATATATGGGATGGCAAGGTCTGGACTGATTTGATGAACTGTTTTCCAAATGACAATAATGGAAGTAGAATTTTGTTTACTAGCCGACAGGAAGATGTGGTTTCGCATGCCAATCCTCGGAAACCCCCTTTTTTTCTACGATTTTTAAATGATAATGAGAGTTGGGATTTGTTACAAAACAAGGCATTTGGACGAAAAGAAACTTGTCCTCCAGAGCTCATGGAGGTAGGCCGAAAAATAGCACACAAATGCCAGGGATTGCCGTTGGCAATTATTGTGGTGGCTGGAATTCTTGCAAGCAAAGAGAAAAGGCGTGATTACTGGAATCAAGTTGGGGAAACCATGAATTCGTGGATAGCTGGGGATCCACAactatggatgaaaacactaTCACTGAGTTACTCGTACTTGCCTTATCACTTGAAGCCGTGCTTTCTCTATTTTGGGGTATTTTCGGAGGACTTTCAAATCCCTGTTTCAAGATTGATTTGGTTGTGGGTTGCTGAGGGATTTATTCATGCGATGGAGGGAAAAAGCTTGGAGGATGTAGGAGAGGAGTACTTGATGGATCTAATTAGTAGAAGCCTTGTATTAGTTTCTGTAAGAGGGTTTGACAATGCCATAGAAGCCTGTGTTATCCATGATTTAGTGCGCGACTTTTGCCGAAGAAAGGCTGAGGAAGATTGTTTCCTGGCGAATGTTTCTCATCAACATTTTCTCTCTTTGCCTTATACTTCAAAGCACTTTTTGTTGGGTGCACGTCGTCTGATCATTCATCGTTCAAATTTTGAACGTATTTTCTTAATCCCTCCTTCACTGCATGTCCGCTCATTTGTGTGCACTCAGTCATGGGTTCGGGGTAAACTAGCACATCTTGAATTCCTTTCTGAAAGTTTCAAACTTGTTAAGGTTTTGGACATGAGCTCAATTGAGTTTTATGAGTACCCCGGTGTGATGGAACTACTACTTCTCTTGAAGTACGTGGCCTTTTCTTTTCGGTTGTTTGGAGAAAGAACCATCCCCGATTCAATATGTGACCTTCAGAATTTGGAAACTCTTATCATTCACAGTAAATGGGATGGGATTGTAAGGCGTGAATCTATGTTAGTTATTCTTCCTAAATTTACAAGCAAGATGGTGAGCTTGAGGCATCTCTGTCTTACTGGGGCAGCAAGTTATAAAATCAAACGGCTAGTTTCCCCAGTTCCTTTCTTATTGAAAAACCTACGAACTCTGTCATTGGTAGATCCAAGCTCTTGTAAAGATTTCCTTGCAATGACTCCACATCTTCGGAACCTCGGGTTTAGGGGGGACATGGTACGGAACAAGTGTTTGACATTTCCTGATCTAGACTTTCTAAACCACCTCCAACAATTGAAGTTGTCTAATACTGGATCTTCTTGGTTCTCAAATGAGTTGGGAAGTGTGAAATTGCCCACAAATCTTAAGAAGCTGACTCTGGAGGGGACCTATTTGAAGTGGGAGGAACTACTGCGTCTAAGTGAGTTAGTCCCGAACCTGGAGTCTCTCAATTTGTCAAGGGGTGCCTGTGGTGGACGACAGTGGGAAGTAAATGACGTGGTGTTCCCCAAACTCAAATTCCTAAAATTCTCCCACCTACATGTCGAAGAGTGGATTGTTTGTGATGGCCAGTTTCCCAGCCTTCAGAATTTAGCCTTGGATGAATGTTTTTTTCTCAAGGCGGTACCATCTGAAATAGGGAACATATTGACATTAGAAATGATTGAGGTGCGCGGCTGTGAACCCCGTGTTGAAAATTCTGTTAGGCAAATTGTGGAAGAGCAAAAAAGTATGGGCAAAACACTAGTGTGCAAAATATTCTGA
- the LOC127809947 gene encoding putative late blight resistance protein homolog R1A-3 isoform X1, producing MGEAGGNGQSCFLCRELEGILNMVPDTIQIVEMMLERWKHREGGKDTELLGEFRLLALMEVISRTAFGSNSSEGEGIFEMLKNLTAITSRNDLKIRPHVVRSSQVSHYTLGVERVLSTSFPRKRLDTVMAEIAVNSLMENLKELSNSKMFMILRGKDRIESLYNNLELLRTFLLDQDQKLHEHKELKSLERRIRDVVYATENAIDWIVFDAILKKKSKNMGLISHWIKAKKKMKANRICLIFDDSLNVNYVKEEINAIKREVIEILGKQSYNMRTLDIGNLPKTNIPKWEEEEMVGFVEEVSIILEDLVGERKQLEVISIVGMAGLGKTTLAKRVYNDPLVKYHFSIRGWAYVSQEYNKRDFLLRLLSSFCQDANDICQMSENELAQMLYKCLKGKLYFIVMDDIWDGKVWTDLMNCFPNDNNGSRILFTSRQEDVALHANPRKLPLFLRFLNNNESWDLLQDRAFERKETCPPELMEVGRKIAHKCQGLPLAIIVVAGILASKEKRRDCWNQVGETMNSLIAGDPQLWMKTLSLSYSYLPFHLKPCFLYFGAFSEDFQIPVSRLIWLWVAEGFIHEMEGKSLEDVAEEYLMDLISRSLVLVSIRGFDNAIQACAIHDLVRDFCQRKAKEDCFLMNFSHQHFLSLPYSSKHFLLGARRLIIHHSNFERIFVIPPSLHVRSYPPSLHVRSFMCTQSRVGGELAHVKFLSGRFKLVKVLDMSSIVFYEYPSGIELLLLLKYVAFSFRLVGERTIPDSICDLQNLETLIIHSKWDGNDSIFGREYMLVILPEFTIKMVSLRHLCLTGAASYKIKRLVAPVPFLLKVKRLVAPVPFLLKVKRLVAPVPFLLKDLQTLSLVDPGSCKDFLAMTPHLRNLGFSRDMVRNKCLTFPDIDFLNHLQQLKLYNTGASRFPNELGSMKFPTNLKKLTLEGTYLKWEELLRLSELVPNLESLNLLSGACTGRQWEVNDDVFPNLKFLKFSQLRIIDWIVCDGQFPSLQHLALDECFFLKGVPSEIGNILTLEMIEVRSCNPCVENSVGQIVEEQKCMGKTLVCKIF from the exons ATGGGCGAAGCTGGGGGAAATGGCCAATCATGCTTCCTGTGCCGAGAACTTGAAGGTATATTA AATATGGTCCCAGATACGATCCAAATTGTTGAGATGATGTTGGAAAGGTGGAAGCATCGAGAAGGCGGCAAAGATACTGAGCTGTTGGGAGAGTTCAGGTTATTAGCATTAATGGAAGTTATTTCAAGGACAGCCTTTGGGAGCAATTCTTCCGAAGGGGAAGGCATCTTTGAAATGTTGAAGAATTTGACCGCCATAACATCAAGAAATGATCTCAAAATTAGGCCTCATGTTGTCAG AAGCAGCCAGGTATCTCATTACACTCTGGGAGTTGAAAGAGTCCTCTCCACCTCCTTCCCAAGAAAACGATTAGACACAGTGATGGCTGAAATTGCAGTCAATTCTCTTATGGAGAATTTGAAGGAGTTATCAAATAGCAAGATGTTTATGATTCTTAGAGGGAAGGATCGAATTGAATCTCTTTACAACAATCTTGAACTTTTGAGAACTTTCCTTCTAGATCAGGACCAGAAGCTTCATGAGCACAAGGAATTGAAGAGTTTGGAGAGACGAATTAGAGATGTGGTGTATGCGACAGAAAATGCCATTGACTGGATTGTATTTGATGCTATCTTGAAGAAGAAGTCCAAGAACATGGGCCTTATCTCTCATTGgatcaaggcaaagaagaagatgaaggcgaATAGAATTTGTTTGATCTTTGATGACTCATTAAACGTCAACTATGTCAAGGAAGAGATTAATGCCATCAAGAGGGAGGTTATTGAAATTCTTGGGAAACAAAGTTATAACATGAGAACCTTAGACATTGGAAATTTACCAAAAACAAATATACCGAAGtgggaggaggaagaaatggTGGGTTTTGTTGAGGAGGTGAGCATCATATTAGAGGATCTTGTTGGAGAAAGAAAGCAGCTAGAGGTTATTTCAATTGTTGGGATGGCTGGGCTAGGCAAAACCACTCTGGCTAAAAGAGTTTATAATGATCCTCTAGTTAAATATCACTTCTCTATTCGTGGATGGGCATATGTTTCTCAAGAGTACAACAAGAGAGATTTTTTGCTTCGCCTCTTGAGTTCATTTTGTCAAGATGCAAATGACATTTGTCAAATGAGTGAAAACGAATTGGCCCAAATGTTGTACAAATGCTTAAAGGGAAAGTTATACTTTATTGTGATGGATGATATTTGGGATGGCAAGGTCTGGACTGATTTGATGAACTGTTTTCCAAATGACAATAATGGAAGTAGAATTTTGTTTACTAGCCGACAGGAAGATGTGGCTTTGCATGCCAATCCTAGGAAACTCCCTCTTTTTCTAcgatttttaaataataatgagAGTTGGGATTTGTTACAAGACAGGGCATTTGAACGAAAAGAAACTTGTCCTCCAGAGCTCATGGAGGTAGGCCGAAAAATAGCACACAAATGCCAGGGATTGCCATTGGCGATTATTGTCGTGGCTGGAATTCTTGCAAGCAAAGAGAAAAGGCGTGATTGCTGGAATCAAGTTGGGGAAACCATGAATTCGTTGATAGCTGGGGATCCACAactatggatgaaaacactaTCACTGAGTTACTCGTACTTGCCTTTTCACTTGAAGCCGTGCTTTCTCTATTTTGGGGCATTTTCAGAGGACTTTCAAATCCCTGTTTCAAGATTGATTTGGTTGTGGGTTGCTGAGGGATTTATTCATGAGATGGAGGGAAAAAGCTTGGAGGATGTAGCAGAGGAGTACTTAATGGATCTAATTAGTAGAAGCCTTGTATTAGTTTCTATAAGAGGGTTTGACAATGCTATCCAAGCCTGTGCTATCCATGATTTGGTGCGCGACTTTTGCCAAAGAAAGGCCAAGGAAGATTGTTTCCTGATGAATTTTTCTCATCAACATTTTCTCTCTTTGCCTTACAGTTCAAAGCATTTTTTGTTGGGTGCACGTCGTCTGATCATTCATCATTCAAATTTTGAACGTATTTTCGTAATCCCTCCTTCACTGCATGTCCGCTCATACCCTCCTTCACTGCATGTCCGCTCATTTATGTGCACTCAGTCAAGGGTTGGGGGTGAACTAGCACATGTTAAATTCCTTTCTGGACGTTTCAAACTTGTTAAGGTTTTGGACATGAGCTCAATTGTGTTTTATGAGTACCCCAGTGGGATAGAACTACTACTACTCTTGAAGTACGTGGCCTTTTCTTTTCGGTTGGTTGGTGAAAGAACCATCCCAGATTCAATATGTGACCTTCAGAATTTGGAAACTCTTATCATTCACAGTAAATGGGATGGGAATGATTCGATATTTGGGCGTGAATATATGTTAGTTATTCTTCCTGAATTTACAATCAAGATGGTGAGCTTGAGGCATCTCTGTCTTACTGGGGCAGCAAGTTATAAAATCAAACGGCTAGTTGCCCCAGTTCCTTTCTTATTGAAAGTCAAACGGCTAGTTGCCCCAGTTCCTTTCTTATTGAAAGTCAAACGGCTAGTTGCCCCAGTTCCTTTCTTATTGAAAGACCTACAAACTCTGTCATTGGTAGATCCAGGGTCTTGTAAAGATTTCCTTGCAATGACTCCACATCTTAGGAACCTCGGGTTTAGCCGCGACATGGTACGGAACAAGTGTTTGACATTTCCTGATATAGACTTTCTAAACCACCTCCAACAATTGAAGTTGTATAATACCGGAGCTTCTAGGTTCCCAAATGAGCTGGGAAGCATGAAATTCCCCACAAATCTTAAGAAGCTAACTCTGGAGGGGACCTATTTGAAGTGGGAGGAACTATTGCGTCTGAGTGAGTTAGTCCCTAACCTGGAGTCTCTCAATTTGTTAAGTGGTGCCTGTACTGGACGACAGTGGGAAGTAAATGACGACGTGTTCCCCAATCTCAAGTTCCTAAAATTCTCCCAGCTACGTATCATAGACTGGATTGTTTGTGATGGCCAGTTTCCCAGCCTTCAGCATTTAGCCTTGGATGAATGCTTTTTTCTCAAAGGGGTACCTTCTGAAATAGGGAACATATTGACATTAGAAATGATTGAGGTGCGCAGCTGTAATCCCTGTGTTGAAAATTCTGTCGGGCAAATTGTGGAAGAGCAAAAATGTATGGGAAAAACACTTGTGTGCAAAATATTCTGA
- the LOC127809947 gene encoding putative late blight resistance protein homolog R1A-3 isoform X3 — protein sequence MVPDTIQIVEMMLERWKHREGGKDTELLGEFRLLALMEVISRTAFGSNSSEGEGIFEMLKNLTAITSRNDLKIRPHVVRSSQVSHYTLGVERVLSTSFPRKRLDTVMAEIAVNSLMENLKELSNSKMFMILRGKDRIESLYNNLELLRTFLLDQDQKLHEHKELKSLERRIRDVVYATENAIDWIVFDAILKKKSKNMGLISHWIKAKKKMKANRICLIFDDSLNVNYVKEEINAIKREVIEILGKQSYNMRTLDIGNLPKTNIPKWEEEEMVGFVEEVSIILEDLVGERKQLEVISIVGMAGLGKTTLAKRVYNDPLVKYHFSIRGWAYVSQEYNKRDFLLRLLSSFCQDANDICQMSENELAQMLYKCLKGKLYFIVMDDIWDGKVWTDLMNCFPNDNNGSRILFTSRQEDVALHANPRKLPLFLRFLNNNESWDLLQDRAFERKETCPPELMEVGRKIAHKCQGLPLAIIVVAGILASKEKRRDCWNQVGETMNSLIAGDPQLWMKTLSLSYSYLPFHLKPCFLYFGAFSEDFQIPVSRLIWLWVAEGFIHEMEGKSLEDVAEEYLMDLISRSLVLVSIRGFDNAIQACAIHDLVRDFCQRKAKEDCFLMNFSHQHFLSLPYSSKHFLLGARRLIIHHSNFERIFVIPPSLHVRSYPPSLHVRSFMCTQSRVGGELAHVKFLSGRFKLVKVLDMSSIVFYEYPSGIELLLLLKYVAFSFRLVGERTIPDSICDLQNLETLIIHSKWDGNDSIFGREYMLVILPEFTIKMVSLRHLCLTGAASYKIKRLVAPVPFLLKVKRLVAPVPFLLKVKRLVAPVPFLLKDLQTLSLVDPGSCKDFLAMTPHLRNLGFSRDMVRNKCLTFPDIDFLNHLQQLKLYNTGASRFPNELGSMKFPTNLKKLTLEGTYLKWEELLRLSELVPNLESLNLLSGACTGRQWEVNDDVFPNLKFLKFSQLRIIDWIVCDGQFPSLQHLALDECFFLKGVPSEIGNILTLEMIEVRSCNPCVENSVGQIVEEQKCMGKTLVCKIF from the exons ATGGTCCCAGATACGATCCAAATTGTTGAGATGATGTTGGAAAGGTGGAAGCATCGAGAAGGCGGCAAAGATACTGAGCTGTTGGGAGAGTTCAGGTTATTAGCATTAATGGAAGTTATTTCAAGGACAGCCTTTGGGAGCAATTCTTCCGAAGGGGAAGGCATCTTTGAAATGTTGAAGAATTTGACCGCCATAACATCAAGAAATGATCTCAAAATTAGGCCTCATGTTGTCAG AAGCAGCCAGGTATCTCATTACACTCTGGGAGTTGAAAGAGTCCTCTCCACCTCCTTCCCAAGAAAACGATTAGACACAGTGATGGCTGAAATTGCAGTCAATTCTCTTATGGAGAATTTGAAGGAGTTATCAAATAGCAAGATGTTTATGATTCTTAGAGGGAAGGATCGAATTGAATCTCTTTACAACAATCTTGAACTTTTGAGAACTTTCCTTCTAGATCAGGACCAGAAGCTTCATGAGCACAAGGAATTGAAGAGTTTGGAGAGACGAATTAGAGATGTGGTGTATGCGACAGAAAATGCCATTGACTGGATTGTATTTGATGCTATCTTGAAGAAGAAGTCCAAGAACATGGGCCTTATCTCTCATTGgatcaaggcaaagaagaagatgaaggcgaATAGAATTTGTTTGATCTTTGATGACTCATTAAACGTCAACTATGTCAAGGAAGAGATTAATGCCATCAAGAGGGAGGTTATTGAAATTCTTGGGAAACAAAGTTATAACATGAGAACCTTAGACATTGGAAATTTACCAAAAACAAATATACCGAAGtgggaggaggaagaaatggTGGGTTTTGTTGAGGAGGTGAGCATCATATTAGAGGATCTTGTTGGAGAAAGAAAGCAGCTAGAGGTTATTTCAATTGTTGGGATGGCTGGGCTAGGCAAAACCACTCTGGCTAAAAGAGTTTATAATGATCCTCTAGTTAAATATCACTTCTCTATTCGTGGATGGGCATATGTTTCTCAAGAGTACAACAAGAGAGATTTTTTGCTTCGCCTCTTGAGTTCATTTTGTCAAGATGCAAATGACATTTGTCAAATGAGTGAAAACGAATTGGCCCAAATGTTGTACAAATGCTTAAAGGGAAAGTTATACTTTATTGTGATGGATGATATTTGGGATGGCAAGGTCTGGACTGATTTGATGAACTGTTTTCCAAATGACAATAATGGAAGTAGAATTTTGTTTACTAGCCGACAGGAAGATGTGGCTTTGCATGCCAATCCTAGGAAACTCCCTCTTTTTCTAcgatttttaaataataatgagAGTTGGGATTTGTTACAAGACAGGGCATTTGAACGAAAAGAAACTTGTCCTCCAGAGCTCATGGAGGTAGGCCGAAAAATAGCACACAAATGCCAGGGATTGCCATTGGCGATTATTGTCGTGGCTGGAATTCTTGCAAGCAAAGAGAAAAGGCGTGATTGCTGGAATCAAGTTGGGGAAACCATGAATTCGTTGATAGCTGGGGATCCACAactatggatgaaaacactaTCACTGAGTTACTCGTACTTGCCTTTTCACTTGAAGCCGTGCTTTCTCTATTTTGGGGCATTTTCAGAGGACTTTCAAATCCCTGTTTCAAGATTGATTTGGTTGTGGGTTGCTGAGGGATTTATTCATGAGATGGAGGGAAAAAGCTTGGAGGATGTAGCAGAGGAGTACTTAATGGATCTAATTAGTAGAAGCCTTGTATTAGTTTCTATAAGAGGGTTTGACAATGCTATCCAAGCCTGTGCTATCCATGATTTGGTGCGCGACTTTTGCCAAAGAAAGGCCAAGGAAGATTGTTTCCTGATGAATTTTTCTCATCAACATTTTCTCTCTTTGCCTTACAGTTCAAAGCATTTTTTGTTGGGTGCACGTCGTCTGATCATTCATCATTCAAATTTTGAACGTATTTTCGTAATCCCTCCTTCACTGCATGTCCGCTCATACCCTCCTTCACTGCATGTCCGCTCATTTATGTGCACTCAGTCAAGGGTTGGGGGTGAACTAGCACATGTTAAATTCCTTTCTGGACGTTTCAAACTTGTTAAGGTTTTGGACATGAGCTCAATTGTGTTTTATGAGTACCCCAGTGGGATAGAACTACTACTACTCTTGAAGTACGTGGCCTTTTCTTTTCGGTTGGTTGGTGAAAGAACCATCCCAGATTCAATATGTGACCTTCAGAATTTGGAAACTCTTATCATTCACAGTAAATGGGATGGGAATGATTCGATATTTGGGCGTGAATATATGTTAGTTATTCTTCCTGAATTTACAATCAAGATGGTGAGCTTGAGGCATCTCTGTCTTACTGGGGCAGCAAGTTATAAAATCAAACGGCTAGTTGCCCCAGTTCCTTTCTTATTGAAAGTCAAACGGCTAGTTGCCCCAGTTCCTTTCTTATTGAAAGTCAAACGGCTAGTTGCCCCAGTTCCTTTCTTATTGAAAGACCTACAAACTCTGTCATTGGTAGATCCAGGGTCTTGTAAAGATTTCCTTGCAATGACTCCACATCTTAGGAACCTCGGGTTTAGCCGCGACATGGTACGGAACAAGTGTTTGACATTTCCTGATATAGACTTTCTAAACCACCTCCAACAATTGAAGTTGTATAATACCGGAGCTTCTAGGTTCCCAAATGAGCTGGGAAGCATGAAATTCCCCACAAATCTTAAGAAGCTAACTCTGGAGGGGACCTATTTGAAGTGGGAGGAACTATTGCGTCTGAGTGAGTTAGTCCCTAACCTGGAGTCTCTCAATTTGTTAAGTGGTGCCTGTACTGGACGACAGTGGGAAGTAAATGACGACGTGTTCCCCAATCTCAAGTTCCTAAAATTCTCCCAGCTACGTATCATAGACTGGATTGTTTGTGATGGCCAGTTTCCCAGCCTTCAGCATTTAGCCTTGGATGAATGCTTTTTTCTCAAAGGGGTACCTTCTGAAATAGGGAACATATTGACATTAGAAATGATTGAGGTGCGCAGCTGTAATCCCTGTGTTGAAAATTCTGTCGGGCAAATTGTGGAAGAGCAAAAATGTATGGGAAAAACACTTGTGTGCAAAATATTCTGA